Proteins found in one Neomonachus schauinslandi chromosome 1, ASM220157v2, whole genome shotgun sequence genomic segment:
- the DHX30 gene encoding ATP-dependent RNA helicase DHX30 isoform X4 encodes MAAARRLMALAAGVSPRLRPPGPRASGRQGRSRGLSSGCAHPDRTKEAAEAGVAPSGPGEGDGSMVNASRDLLKEFPQPKNLLNSVIGRALGISHAKDKLVYVHTNGPKKKKVTLHIKWPKSVEVEGYGSKKIDAERQAAAAACQLFKGWGLLGPRNELFDAAKYRVLADRFGSPADSWWRPEPTMPPTSWRQLNPESIRPGGPGGLSRSLGREEEEDEEEELEEGTIDVTDFLSMTQQDSHTPLRDSRGGSFEMTDDDSAIRALTQFPLPKNLLAKVIQIATSSSTAKNLMQFHTVGTKTKLSTLTLLWPCPMTFVAKGRRKAEAENKAAALACKKLKSLGLVDRNNEPLTHAMYNLASLRELGETQRRPCTIQVPEPILRKIETFLNHYPVDSSWISPELRLQSEDILPLGKDSGPLSDPITGKPYVPLSEAEEVRLSQNLLELWRRRGPVWQEAPQLPVDPHRDTILNAIEQHPVVVISGDTGCGKTTRIPQLLLERYVTEGRGARCNVIITQPRRISAVSVAQRVSHELGPSLRRNVGFQVRLESKPPARGGALLFCTVGILLRKLQSNPSLEGVSHVIVDEVHERDVNTDFLLILLKGLQRLNPALRLVLMSATGDNERFSRYFGGCPVIKVPGFMYPVKEHYLEDILAKLGKHQYPHRHRHHESEDECALDLDLVTDLVLHIDARGEPGGILCFLPGWQEIKGVQQRLQEALGMHESKYLILPVHSNIPMMDQKAIFQQPPVGVRKIVLATNIAETSITVNDIVHVVDSGLHKEERYDLKTKVSCLETVWVSRANVIQRRGRAGRCQSGFAYHLFPRSRLEKMVPFQVPEILRTPLENLVLQAKIHMPEKTAVEFLSKAVDSPNIKAVDEAVILLQEIGVLDQREYLTTLGQRLAHISTDPRLAKAIVLAAIFRCLHPLLVVVSCLTRDPFSSSLQNRAEVDKVKALLSHDSGSDHLAFVRAVAGWEEVLRWQDRSSRENYLEENLLYAPSLRFIHGLIKQFSENIYEAFLVGKPSDCTLASAQCNEYSEEEELVKGVLMAGLYPNLIQVRQGKVTRQGKFKPNSVTYRTKSGNILLHKSTINREATRLRSRWLTYFMAVKSNGSVFVRDSSQVHPLAVLLLTDGDVHIRDDGRRATISLSDSDLLRLEGDSRTVRLLRELRRALGRMVERSLRSELAALPPGVQQEHGQLLALLAELLRGPCGSFDVRKTADD; translated from the exons ATGGCGGCCGCCAGGAGGCTCATGGCGCTGGCTGCCGGCGTGTCTCCACGCCTGCGACCGCCGGGCCCCCGCGCTAGCGGGCGACAGGGACGCTCGCGCGGCCTCTCGTCAGGCTGCGCCCACCCCGATCGCACAAAGGAGGCCGCCGAGGCAGGGGTAGCCCCTAGCGGCCCCGGGGAAGGCGACGGAAGCATGGTGAACG cTTCTAGGGACCTATTAAAAGAGTTCCCACAGCCCAAAAACCTTCTCAACAGTGTAATTGGAAGAGCCCTCGGCATCTCACATGCAAAAGACAAACTGGTCTACGTGCACACGAATGGACCgaagaaaaag aaAGTCACCCTCCACATAAAGTGGCCCAAGAGCGTGGAGGTCGAAGGCTATGGCAGCAAGAAGATCGACGCCGAGCGGCAGGCGGCAGCGGCGGCCTGCCAGCTCTTCAAG gGCTGGGGCCTGCTGGGTCCCCGAAATGAGCTGTTTGATGCAGCCAAATACCGCGTGCTAGCTGATCGCTTTGGCTCTCCGGCTGACAGCTGGTGGCGCCCAGAACCCACCATGCCACCTACTTCCTGGCGGCAGCTGAACCCTGAGAGCATCCGGCCGGGGGGACCTGGGGGCCTGTCCCGCTCCTTGGGCcgggaagaagaggaggatgaggaggaagagcTGGAAGAGGGGACCATTGATGTCACCGACTTCCTGTCCATGACCCAGCAGGACTCCCACACCCCACTCAGGGACTCGAG GGGGGGTTCCTTTGAAATGACAGACGACGACAGTGCTATCAGGGCCCTGACCCAGTTTCCGCTTCCCAAGAACCTTCTGGCCAAAGTGATTCAGATAGCAACATCGTCCTCCACAGCTAAG AACCTCATGCAGTTCCATACTGTGGGCACCAAGACCAAGCTGTCCACCCTCACTCTGCTCTGGCCCTGTCCCATGACCTTTGTCGCCAAAGGGCGCCGCAAAGCAGAGGCTGAGAATAAGGCGGCAGCCTTGGCCTGCAAGAAACTGAAG AGCCTGGGCCTGGTGGACCGCAACAATGAGCCGCTTACCCACGCCATGTATAACCTGGCCTCCTTGCGTGAGCTGGGCGAGACGCAGCGCCGGCcgtgcaccatccaggtgcctgAGCCCATCCTCCGAAAGATAGAGACCTTCCTGAACCAT TACCCTGTGGACAGTTCCTGGATCTCCCCGGAGCTCCGGCTGCAGAGCGAGGACATCTTGCCCTTGGGCAAGGACTCAGGGCCCCTGAGTGACCCTATCACAGGCAAGCCCTACGTGCCCCTGTCAGAAGCAGAGGAGGTGCGTCTGAGCCAGAACTTGCTGGAGCTGTGGCGGCGGCGAGGACCAGTCTGGCAGGAGGCCCCCCAGCTCCCCGTGGACCCGCATCGGGACACCATCCTCAATGCCATCGAGCAGCACCCGGTGGTGGTCATCTCTGGGGACACGGGCTGCGGCAAGACCACGCGCATCCCCCAGCTGCTGCTGGAGCGCTACGTGACCGAGGGCCGCGGCGCCCGCTGCAACGTGATCATCACCCAGCCGCGCCGCATCTCCGCCGTGTCCGTGGCACAGCGGGTCAGCCACGAACTGGGCCCCTCTCTGCGCCGGAACGTGGGCTTCCAGGTGCGGTTGGAAAGCAAGCCCCCGGCCCGCGGCGGGGCCCTGCTCTTCTGCACCGTGGGCATCCTGCTGCGGAAGCTGCAGAGCAACCCCAGCCTGGAGGGCGTGAGCCATGTCATCGTGGACGAGGTCCACGAGCGGGATGTGAACACAGACTTCCTGCTGATTCTGCTCAAGGGCCTGCAGCGGCTCAACCCGGCCCTGCGGCTAGTGCTGATGAGCGCCACGGGTGATAACGAGCGCTTCTCCCGCTACTTTGGCGGCTGCCCGGTCATCAAGGTGCCGGGCTTCATGTACCCGGTCAAGGAGCACTACCTGGAGGACATCCTGGCCAAGCTGGGCAAGCACCAGTACCCGCACCGGCACCGGCACCACGAG tctgAGGATGAGTGTGCACTCGATTTGGACCTCGTGACGGATCTGGTTCTGCACATCGATGCCCGAGGGGAGCCAG GTGGGATCCTCTGCTTCCTGCCTGGTTGGCAGGAGATCAAAGGAGTGCAGCAACGCCTCCAGGAGGCCCTGGGCATGCACGAGAGCAAGTACCTCATCCTGCCAG TGCACTCCAACATCCCCATGATGGACCAGAAGGCCATATTCCAGCAGCCGCCAGTTGGGGTGCGCAAGATCGTCTTGGCCACCAATATCGCGGAGACGTCGATTACAGTCAATGACATCGTGCACGTGGTGGACAGCGGTCTGCACAAGGAGGAACGCTATGACCTGAAGACCAAG gtgtcGTGCCTGGAGACTGTGTGGGTGTCACGAGCCAATGTGATCCAGCGCCGGGGCCGGGCGGGCCGCTGCCAGTCAGGCTTTGCCTACCACCTGTTCCCACGGAGCCGGCTGGAGAAAATGGTCCCTTTCCAAGTGCCGGAGATTCTGCGCACGCCCCTCGAGAACCTGGTGCTACAAGCCAAAATCCACATGCCTGAGAAGACG GCAGTGGAGTTCCTTTCCAAGGCCGTGGACAGTCCAAACATTAAGGCGGTGGACGAGGCTGTGATCTTGCTCCAGGAGATCG GAGTGCTGGACCAGCGGGAGTACCTGACCACCCTGGGGCAGCGCCTGGCCCACATCTCCACCGACCCCCGGCTGGCCAAGGCCATAGTGCTGGCCGCCATCTTCCGCTGCCTGCACCCGCTGCTGGTGGTCGTCTCCTGTCTCACCCGGGACCCCTTCAGCAGTAGCCTGCAGAACCGGGCGGAGGTGGACAAG GTGAAGGCACTGTTGAGCCATGACAGTGGCAGTGACCACCTGGCCTTCGTGCGGGCCGTGGCGGGCTGGGAGGAGGTGCTGCGCTGGCAGGACCGCAGCTCCCGTGAGAACTATCTGGAGGAAAATCTGCTCTACGCCCCCAGCCTACGCTTCATCCACG gactCATCAAGCAGTTCTCGGAGAACATTTACGAGGCTTTCCTGGTGGGGAAGCCCTCCGACTGcaccctggcctctgcccagtgCAACGAGTACAGCGAGGAGGAGGAGCTGGTGAAGGGTGTGCTGATGGCGGGCCTCTACCCCAACCTCATCCAG GTGAGGCAGGGCAAGGTGACCCGGCAGGGCAAGTTCAAGCCCAACAGTGTCACTTACAGGACCAAATCAGGCAACATCTTGCTGCACAAGTCGACCATTAAcag GGAGGCCACGCGGCTGCGGAGCCGATGGCTGACGTATTTCATGGCTGTCAAGTCCAACGGCAGCGTCTTCGTGCGGGACTCCTCCCAGGTGCACCCGCTAGCCGTGCTGCTGCTGACCGACGGGGACGTGCACATCCGGG acGATGGGCGCCGAGCCACCATCTCCCTGAGCGACAGTGACCTGCTGCGGCTGGAGGGGGACTCGCGCACCGTGCGGCTGCTGCGGGAGCTGCGCCGGGCGCTGGGCCGCATGGTGGAGCGGAGCCTGCGCAGCGAGCTGGCCGCGCTGCCGCCGGGCGTGCAGCAGGAGCACGGGCAGCTGCTGGCGCTGCTGGCCGAGCTGCTGCGGGGGCCCTGTGGCAGCTTCGACGTGCGCAAGACGGCGGACGACTGA
- the DHX30 gene encoding ATP-dependent RNA helicase DHX30 isoform X1, which yields MALAAGVSPRLRPPGPRASGRQGRSRGLSSGCAHPDRTKEAAEAGVAPSGPGEGDGSMVNASRDLLKEFPQPKNLLNSVIGRALGISHAKDKLVYVHTNGPKKKKVTLHIKWPKSVEVEGYGSKKIDAERQAAAAACQLFKGWGLLGPRNELFDAAKYRVLADRFGSPADSWWRPEPTMPPTSWRQLNPESIRPGGPGGLSRSLGREEEEDEEEELEEGTIDVTDFLSMTQQDSHTPLRDSRGGSFEMTDDDSAIRALTQFPLPKNLLAKVIQIATSSSTAKNLMQFHTVGTKTKLSTLTLLWPCPMTFVAKGRRKAEAENKAAALACKKLKSLGLVDRNNEPLTHAMYNLASLRELGETQRRPCTIQVPEPILRKIETFLNHYPVDSSWISPELRLQSEDILPLGKDSGPLSDPITGKPYVPLSEAEEVRLSQNLLELWRRRGPVWQEAPQLPVDPHRDTILNAIEQHPVVVISGDTGCGKTTRIPQLLLERYVTEGRGARCNVIITQPRRISAVSVAQRVSHELGPSLRRNVGFQVRLESKPPARGGALLFCTVGILLRKLQSNPSLEGVSHVIVDEVHERDVNTDFLLILLKGLQRLNPALRLVLMSATGDNERFSRYFGGCPVIKVPGFMYPVKEHYLEDILAKLGKHQYPHRHRHHESEDECALDLDLVTDLVLHIDARGEPGGILCFLPGWQEIKGVQQRLQEALGMHESKYLILPVHSNIPMMDQKAIFQQPPVGVRKIVLATNIAETSITVNDIVHVVDSGLHKEERYDLKTKVSCLETVWVSRANVIQRRGRAGRCQSGFAYHLFPRSRLEKMVPFQVPEILRTPLENLVLQAKIHMPEKTAVEFLSKAVDSPNIKAVDEAVILLQEIGVLDQREYLTTLGQRLAHISTDPRLAKAIVLAAIFRCLHPLLVVVSCLTRDPFSSSLQNRAEVDKVSPAPPPPPVRKAAAAGPHPVASVPPSAPSQVKALLSHDSGSDHLAFVRAVAGWEEVLRWQDRSSRENYLEENLLYAPSLRFIHGLIKQFSENIYEAFLVGKPSDCTLASAQCNEYSEEEELVKGVLMAGLYPNLIQVRQGKVTRQGKFKPNSVTYRTKSGNILLHKSTINREATRLRSRWLTYFMAVKSNGSVFVRDSSQVHPLAVLLLTDGDVHIRDDGRRATISLSDSDLLRLEGDSRTVRLLRELRRALGRMVERSLRSELAALPPGVQQEHGQLLALLAELLRGPCGSFDVRKTADD from the exons ATGGCGCTGGCTGCCGGCGTGTCTCCACGCCTGCGACCGCCGGGCCCCCGCGCTAGCGGGCGACAGGGACGCTCGCGCGGCCTCTCGTCAGGCTGCGCCCACCCCGATCGCACAAAGGAGGCCGCCGAGGCAGGGGTAGCCCCTAGCGGCCCCGGGGAAGGCGACGGAAGCATGGTGAACG cTTCTAGGGACCTATTAAAAGAGTTCCCACAGCCCAAAAACCTTCTCAACAGTGTAATTGGAAGAGCCCTCGGCATCTCACATGCAAAAGACAAACTGGTCTACGTGCACACGAATGGACCgaagaaaaag aaAGTCACCCTCCACATAAAGTGGCCCAAGAGCGTGGAGGTCGAAGGCTATGGCAGCAAGAAGATCGACGCCGAGCGGCAGGCGGCAGCGGCGGCCTGCCAGCTCTTCAAG gGCTGGGGCCTGCTGGGTCCCCGAAATGAGCTGTTTGATGCAGCCAAATACCGCGTGCTAGCTGATCGCTTTGGCTCTCCGGCTGACAGCTGGTGGCGCCCAGAACCCACCATGCCACCTACTTCCTGGCGGCAGCTGAACCCTGAGAGCATCCGGCCGGGGGGACCTGGGGGCCTGTCCCGCTCCTTGGGCcgggaagaagaggaggatgaggaggaagagcTGGAAGAGGGGACCATTGATGTCACCGACTTCCTGTCCATGACCCAGCAGGACTCCCACACCCCACTCAGGGACTCGAG GGGGGGTTCCTTTGAAATGACAGACGACGACAGTGCTATCAGGGCCCTGACCCAGTTTCCGCTTCCCAAGAACCTTCTGGCCAAAGTGATTCAGATAGCAACATCGTCCTCCACAGCTAAG AACCTCATGCAGTTCCATACTGTGGGCACCAAGACCAAGCTGTCCACCCTCACTCTGCTCTGGCCCTGTCCCATGACCTTTGTCGCCAAAGGGCGCCGCAAAGCAGAGGCTGAGAATAAGGCGGCAGCCTTGGCCTGCAAGAAACTGAAG AGCCTGGGCCTGGTGGACCGCAACAATGAGCCGCTTACCCACGCCATGTATAACCTGGCCTCCTTGCGTGAGCTGGGCGAGACGCAGCGCCGGCcgtgcaccatccaggtgcctgAGCCCATCCTCCGAAAGATAGAGACCTTCCTGAACCAT TACCCTGTGGACAGTTCCTGGATCTCCCCGGAGCTCCGGCTGCAGAGCGAGGACATCTTGCCCTTGGGCAAGGACTCAGGGCCCCTGAGTGACCCTATCACAGGCAAGCCCTACGTGCCCCTGTCAGAAGCAGAGGAGGTGCGTCTGAGCCAGAACTTGCTGGAGCTGTGGCGGCGGCGAGGACCAGTCTGGCAGGAGGCCCCCCAGCTCCCCGTGGACCCGCATCGGGACACCATCCTCAATGCCATCGAGCAGCACCCGGTGGTGGTCATCTCTGGGGACACGGGCTGCGGCAAGACCACGCGCATCCCCCAGCTGCTGCTGGAGCGCTACGTGACCGAGGGCCGCGGCGCCCGCTGCAACGTGATCATCACCCAGCCGCGCCGCATCTCCGCCGTGTCCGTGGCACAGCGGGTCAGCCACGAACTGGGCCCCTCTCTGCGCCGGAACGTGGGCTTCCAGGTGCGGTTGGAAAGCAAGCCCCCGGCCCGCGGCGGGGCCCTGCTCTTCTGCACCGTGGGCATCCTGCTGCGGAAGCTGCAGAGCAACCCCAGCCTGGAGGGCGTGAGCCATGTCATCGTGGACGAGGTCCACGAGCGGGATGTGAACACAGACTTCCTGCTGATTCTGCTCAAGGGCCTGCAGCGGCTCAACCCGGCCCTGCGGCTAGTGCTGATGAGCGCCACGGGTGATAACGAGCGCTTCTCCCGCTACTTTGGCGGCTGCCCGGTCATCAAGGTGCCGGGCTTCATGTACCCGGTCAAGGAGCACTACCTGGAGGACATCCTGGCCAAGCTGGGCAAGCACCAGTACCCGCACCGGCACCGGCACCACGAG tctgAGGATGAGTGTGCACTCGATTTGGACCTCGTGACGGATCTGGTTCTGCACATCGATGCCCGAGGGGAGCCAG GTGGGATCCTCTGCTTCCTGCCTGGTTGGCAGGAGATCAAAGGAGTGCAGCAACGCCTCCAGGAGGCCCTGGGCATGCACGAGAGCAAGTACCTCATCCTGCCAG TGCACTCCAACATCCCCATGATGGACCAGAAGGCCATATTCCAGCAGCCGCCAGTTGGGGTGCGCAAGATCGTCTTGGCCACCAATATCGCGGAGACGTCGATTACAGTCAATGACATCGTGCACGTGGTGGACAGCGGTCTGCACAAGGAGGAACGCTATGACCTGAAGACCAAG gtgtcGTGCCTGGAGACTGTGTGGGTGTCACGAGCCAATGTGATCCAGCGCCGGGGCCGGGCGGGCCGCTGCCAGTCAGGCTTTGCCTACCACCTGTTCCCACGGAGCCGGCTGGAGAAAATGGTCCCTTTCCAAGTGCCGGAGATTCTGCGCACGCCCCTCGAGAACCTGGTGCTACAAGCCAAAATCCACATGCCTGAGAAGACG GCAGTGGAGTTCCTTTCCAAGGCCGTGGACAGTCCAAACATTAAGGCGGTGGACGAGGCTGTGATCTTGCTCCAGGAGATCG GAGTGCTGGACCAGCGGGAGTACCTGACCACCCTGGGGCAGCGCCTGGCCCACATCTCCACCGACCCCCGGCTGGCCAAGGCCATAGTGCTGGCCGCCATCTTCCGCTGCCTGCACCCGCTGCTGGTGGTCGTCTCCTGTCTCACCCGGGACCCCTTCAGCAGTAGCCTGCAGAACCGGGCGGAGGTGGACAAGGtcagccccgcccctcccccaccccctgtccGGAAAGCCGCCGCAGCCGGCCCTCACCCTGTGGCCTCGGTGCCCCCTTCCGCTCCCTCCCAGGTGAAGGCACTGTTGAGCCATGACAGTGGCAGTGACCACCTGGCCTTCGTGCGGGCCGTGGCGGGCTGGGAGGAGGTGCTGCGCTGGCAGGACCGCAGCTCCCGTGAGAACTATCTGGAGGAAAATCTGCTCTACGCCCCCAGCCTACGCTTCATCCACG gactCATCAAGCAGTTCTCGGAGAACATTTACGAGGCTTTCCTGGTGGGGAAGCCCTCCGACTGcaccctggcctctgcccagtgCAACGAGTACAGCGAGGAGGAGGAGCTGGTGAAGGGTGTGCTGATGGCGGGCCTCTACCCCAACCTCATCCAG GTGAGGCAGGGCAAGGTGACCCGGCAGGGCAAGTTCAAGCCCAACAGTGTCACTTACAGGACCAAATCAGGCAACATCTTGCTGCACAAGTCGACCATTAAcag GGAGGCCACGCGGCTGCGGAGCCGATGGCTGACGTATTTCATGGCTGTCAAGTCCAACGGCAGCGTCTTCGTGCGGGACTCCTCCCAGGTGCACCCGCTAGCCGTGCTGCTGCTGACCGACGGGGACGTGCACATCCGGG acGATGGGCGCCGAGCCACCATCTCCCTGAGCGACAGTGACCTGCTGCGGCTGGAGGGGGACTCGCGCACCGTGCGGCTGCTGCGGGAGCTGCGCCGGGCGCTGGGCCGCATGGTGGAGCGGAGCCTGCGCAGCGAGCTGGCCGCGCTGCCGCCGGGCGTGCAGCAGGAGCACGGGCAGCTGCTGGCGCTGCTGGCCGAGCTGCTGCGGGGGCCCTGTGGCAGCTTCGACGTGCGCAAGACGGCGGACGACTGA